A genomic window from Streptomyces mirabilis includes:
- a CDS encoding enolase C-terminal domain-like protein: MSSALPASPASARITALDVLDVRFPTSEHLDGSDAMNPEPDYSAAYVVLRTEAGDGLEGHALAFTTGRGNDVQAAAIAALAPHVVGLSAEEVCGDLGAFSRSLVHDPQLRWLGPEKGAIHMATGAVVNAAWDLAAKRAGKPVWRFLGEMSPEDLVAQVDFRWLSDALTPEEALEILRRAERGREQRIGDLLDRGYPAYTTTPGWLGYSDEKLARLAREAVADGFTQIKLKVGADLEDDVRRMRTARETVGDSIRIAVDANQRWDVQPAIDWMRALAPYDPYWIEEPTSPDDILGHAAVRKAVSPIKVATGEHIANRVVFKQLLQAGAVDIVQIDSARVGGVNENIAILLLAAKFGIPVCPHAGGVGLCEMVQHLSMFDYVAVSRTVEDRVIEYVDHLHEHFVDPVRIVDGHYLAPMLPGLSAQMRPESLKEYTYPDGPVWSARV; the protein is encoded by the coding sequence ATGTCATCCGCGCTGCCCGCTTCCCCGGCTTCTGCCCGCATCACCGCCCTGGACGTCCTGGACGTACGCTTCCCGACGTCCGAGCACCTGGACGGGTCGGACGCGATGAACCCCGAACCCGACTACTCCGCCGCCTACGTCGTCCTGCGCACCGAGGCCGGCGACGGACTCGAGGGCCACGCCCTGGCCTTCACCACCGGCCGCGGCAACGATGTCCAGGCGGCGGCCATCGCGGCCCTCGCCCCACACGTGGTCGGCCTCTCGGCCGAGGAGGTCTGCGGCGACCTCGGTGCCTTCTCCCGCTCCCTGGTCCACGACCCCCAACTGCGCTGGCTCGGCCCGGAGAAGGGCGCCATCCACATGGCCACCGGCGCGGTCGTCAACGCCGCCTGGGACCTCGCCGCCAAGCGGGCCGGCAAGCCCGTGTGGCGGTTTCTCGGCGAGATGTCGCCCGAGGACCTGGTCGCACAGGTCGACTTCCGCTGGCTCAGCGACGCCCTCACCCCCGAGGAGGCCCTGGAGATCCTGCGCCGCGCCGAACGCGGCCGCGAACAGCGCATCGGCGACCTGCTCGACCGGGGTTACCCCGCCTACACCACCACCCCCGGCTGGCTCGGCTACTCCGACGAGAAACTGGCCCGCCTGGCCCGCGAGGCCGTCGCCGACGGCTTCACCCAGATCAAGCTGAAGGTCGGCGCGGACCTGGAGGACGACGTACGCCGCATGCGCACCGCCCGCGAAACGGTCGGCGACTCCATCCGCATCGCCGTCGACGCCAACCAGAGATGGGACGTCCAGCCCGCCATCGACTGGATGCGCGCCCTGGCCCCCTACGACCCGTACTGGATCGAGGAGCCCACCTCCCCCGACGACATCCTCGGCCACGCCGCCGTCCGCAAGGCCGTCAGCCCCATCAAGGTCGCCACCGGCGAGCACATCGCCAACCGGGTCGTCTTCAAGCAACTCCTCCAGGCCGGCGCGGTGGACATCGTGCAGATCGACTCCGCGCGGGTCGGCGGCGTCAACGAGAACATCGCGATCCTGCTGCTTGCCGCCAAGTTCGGCATCCCCGTCTGCCCGCACGCCGGCGGCGTGGGCCTGTGCGAGATGGTCCAGCACCTGTCGATGTTCGACTACGTGGCCGTATCCCGCACGGTCGAAGACCGCGTCATCGAGTACGTCGACCACCTGCACGAGCACTTCGTCGACCCGGTCCGCATCGTCGACGGCCACTACCTGGCGCCGATGCTGCCGGGGCTGAGCGCGCAGATGCGCCCCGAATCCCTCAAGGAGTACACGTACCCCGACGGCCCGGTCTGGTCCGCCCGTGTCTGA
- a CDS encoding sugar ABC transporter substrate-binding protein, translated as MRLRTALCSAVSTLSALALLSACSSGSTSASAGDAPLVGVDYPRSDTDFWNSYIKYTPDYGKKLGLSLKTTNSQNDVAKLTANAQTFISQGVKGIAMAPQDTAAIAPTLAQLESKKIPVVTVDTRPDTGNVYMVVRADNRAYGEKACQYLGTKLDGKGKVVMLEGGLDSINGRDRTEAFNDCMKKNYPGIKVFGEATNWDGAVAAQKLQTDLTAHPDIKGVYMEASFALSGTLQVLKQKGLLVDPKDRKHVFVVSNDGIPEELKSIAAGKIDATVSQPADLYAKYALFYLKAAIDGKTFKPGKTDHDSTIIKVRDGVLEDQLSAPLVTSDGGTYGGVPSVKSDDKSLWGNNLG; from the coding sequence ATGAGACTGAGAACCGCCCTCTGTTCCGCCGTCTCCACCCTGTCCGCACTCGCGCTGCTCAGTGCGTGCAGCAGCGGCTCCACGTCGGCGTCGGCGGGTGACGCGCCGCTCGTGGGCGTCGACTATCCGCGCTCCGACACCGACTTCTGGAACTCGTACATCAAGTACACGCCGGACTACGGCAAGAAGCTCGGCCTCTCGCTCAAGACCACCAACTCGCAGAACGACGTCGCCAAACTCACCGCCAACGCACAGACGTTCATCAGCCAGGGCGTCAAGGGCATCGCGATGGCCCCGCAGGACACCGCCGCCATCGCGCCGACCCTGGCGCAGCTGGAGTCGAAGAAGATCCCGGTCGTCACCGTGGACACCCGTCCCGACACCGGCAACGTCTACATGGTCGTCCGCGCCGACAACCGGGCCTACGGCGAGAAGGCGTGTCAGTACCTCGGCACCAAGCTCGACGGCAAGGGCAAGGTCGTCATGCTGGAGGGCGGTCTCGACTCCATCAACGGCCGTGACCGCACCGAGGCGTTCAACGACTGCATGAAGAAGAACTACCCCGGCATCAAGGTGTTCGGTGAGGCCACCAACTGGGACGGGGCCGTCGCCGCGCAGAAGCTGCAGACCGACCTGACCGCCCACCCGGACATCAAGGGTGTCTACATGGAGGCCAGCTTCGCCCTGTCCGGCACGCTCCAAGTCCTCAAGCAAAAGGGCCTGTTGGTCGACCCGAAGGATAGGAAGCACGTCTTCGTCGTGTCCAACGACGGCATCCCCGAGGAGCTCAAGTCCATCGCCGCCGGGAAGATCGACGCCACGGTCTCGCAGCCCGCCGACCTCTACGCCAAGTACGCCCTGTTCTACCTCAAGGCCGCGATCGACGGAAAGACGTTCAAGCCCGGCAAGACCGACCATGACAGCACCATCATCAAGGTCCGCGACGGCGTGCTGGAGGACCAGCTCTCCGCCCCGCTCGTCACCTCCGACGGCGGCACCTATGGCGGCGTGCCCAGCGTCAAGAGCGACGACAAGTCGCTGTGGGGCAACAACCTCGGCTGA
- a CDS encoding ABC transporter permease — protein sequence MPETVLADTAAPRETEAKRTTLLGGRIPLARLRDLALVPAIVVIAIVGQIVNPVFLQSDNLINVLQTMSEMALLVLAQAMILIVKKMDLSLESTMGLAPGVAAWLVVPTGAGHGLGLLSGAWAVPVTLAVGALVGVINALLIIRFGLNGFIVTLGMLIVLRGVLTGISGGQTFFQLPESMLYLGTAEWFGMPASIWICLVLFAVAIVVLGWTSFGRSLYAIGGNVDAAKAAGIRTDRVLWIVIVTGSVLAALAGLMLSGRLASVASAQGNGYIFTVFAAAVIGGISLNGGKGTMFGAFCGILLLFMIQNVLTLGGVPAQWIGALNGLIILVALAISRITGGKVQE from the coding sequence ATGCCTGAAACCGTCCTCGCGGACACTGCCGCCCCCAGGGAAACGGAAGCGAAGCGAACCACGCTGCTCGGCGGCCGGATACCCCTGGCGCGCCTGCGCGATCTCGCGCTCGTCCCTGCCATCGTTGTCATCGCGATCGTCGGCCAGATCGTCAACCCGGTCTTCCTGCAGTCCGACAACCTCATCAACGTCCTGCAGACCATGTCCGAGATGGCCCTGCTGGTCCTCGCCCAGGCGATGATCCTGATCGTCAAGAAGATGGACCTGTCCCTCGAGTCCACGATGGGCCTCGCGCCCGGCGTGGCGGCCTGGCTGGTGGTGCCGACCGGCGCGGGACACGGTCTCGGGTTGCTGTCCGGCGCCTGGGCGGTCCCGGTCACGCTCGCCGTGGGCGCGCTGGTCGGCGTGATCAACGCCCTGCTGATCATCCGCTTCGGTCTCAACGGATTCATCGTCACCCTGGGCATGCTGATCGTGCTGCGCGGCGTCCTCACGGGCATCTCCGGCGGCCAGACCTTCTTCCAGCTGCCCGAGTCGATGCTCTACCTGGGTACCGCCGAATGGTTCGGGATGCCGGCCTCCATCTGGATCTGCCTGGTCCTGTTCGCCGTCGCCATCGTCGTCCTCGGCTGGACCAGCTTCGGCCGCTCGCTGTACGCCATCGGCGGCAACGTCGATGCGGCGAAGGCGGCCGGCATCCGCACCGACCGGGTGCTGTGGATCGTCATCGTCACCGGCAGCGTGCTCGCCGCCCTTGCTGGGCTGATGCTCTCCGGACGGCTGGCCTCCGTCGCCTCCGCACAGGGCAACGGCTACATCTTCACCGTCTTCGCCGCCGCCGTGATCGGCGGGATCAGCCTCAACGGCGGCAAGGGCACCATGTTCGGGGCGTTCTGCGGCATCCTGCTGCTCTTCATGATCCAGAACGTGCTCACCCTGGGCGGCGTCCCCGCCCAGTGGATCGGCGCCCTCAACGGCCTGATCATCCTGGTCGCCCTCGCCATCTCCCGCATCACGGGCGGCAAGGTCCAGGAGTGA
- a CDS encoding RbsD/FucU family protein: MLLTELLHPGILESLAGAGHGARVLLADGHYPASTATGERARTVHLNLAPGLLDVTTVLDVLLRALPVEAAHVMVPAEGEPEPPAIAEYRSMLAPIPVETLGRFEFYDAARSPDLALAIVTADTRTYANLLLTIGVRTEGTLTTR, from the coding sequence GTGCTCCTGACCGAACTACTGCATCCCGGCATCCTCGAATCCCTGGCCGGCGCTGGTCACGGCGCCCGCGTCCTGCTCGCGGACGGCCACTACCCGGCTAGCACCGCCACCGGTGAGCGCGCCAGGACCGTCCACCTCAACCTGGCGCCCGGCCTGTTGGACGTCACCACCGTGCTCGACGTCCTGCTGCGCGCCCTGCCGGTCGAGGCGGCCCACGTGATGGTGCCGGCGGAGGGCGAACCGGAGCCACCGGCCATCGCCGAGTACCGCTCGATGTTGGCACCCATCCCGGTCGAGACGCTCGGGCGCTTCGAGTTCTACGACGCCGCCCGCTCGCCCGACCTGGCGCTGGCCATCGTCACCGCCGACACCCGTACCTACGCCAACCTGCTGCTGACCATCGGTGTCCGCACTGAAGGGACCCTGACGACACGATGA
- a CDS encoding bifunctional 4-hydroxy-2-oxoglutarate aldolase/2-dehydro-3-deoxy-phosphogluconate aldolase — protein sequence MTGTDLAAVLAGARVMPVLTVPEPATAGPLADALAAGGARCTEVTFRTPGAEQVLKTMAAHGGLAVGAGTVLTAEQAERAVAAGARFVVSPGFDEEVIAKCRALGVPVVPGIATATELMRALKAGITTIKLFPAEALGRTLCALAAPFPGVRFVPTGGIDASRLAGYLADPTVLAVGGSWMATPAHLDKGDYEEIRRLTADAVERSTT from the coding sequence ATGACCGGCACCGACCTGGCCGCCGTGCTGGCCGGCGCCCGCGTGATGCCGGTGCTCACCGTGCCCGAACCGGCCACGGCCGGCCCGCTGGCCGACGCGCTCGCGGCGGGCGGCGCCCGGTGCACCGAGGTCACCTTCCGCACCCCCGGCGCCGAGCAGGTGCTCAAGACGATGGCGGCCCACGGTGGCCTGGCCGTCGGCGCCGGCACGGTCCTCACCGCAGAGCAGGCGGAACGGGCGGTGGCGGCCGGGGCCCGCTTCGTCGTCTCGCCCGGCTTCGACGAGGAAGTCATCGCCAAGTGCCGCGCGTTGGGGGTGCCCGTGGTGCCCGGTATCGCCACCGCCACCGAGTTGATGCGTGCCCTGAAAGCGGGTATCACCACCATCAAGCTCTTCCCCGCCGAAGCGCTCGGGCGGACGCTGTGCGCGCTCGCGGCGCCGTTCCCAGGAGTGCGTTTCGTGCCGACCGGCGGGATCGACGCCTCCCGCCTGGCCGGCTACCTCGCCGACCCGACGGTCCTCGCCGTGGGCGGCAGCTGGATGGCCACCCCCGCGCACCTCGACAAGGGCGACTATGAGGAGATCCGTCGCCTGACGGCCGACGCGGTGGAGAGGAGCACGACGTGA
- a CDS encoding zinc-dependent alcohol dehydrogenase: protein MTLAVRYTSARTLDTAPVEPSPPGPGEVELAPAYVGICGTDLHIFHGDMDARVDTPAVLGHEMSGRVVRVGPGVEGWAPGDAVTVMPLRWDDTCPACRAGHQHICQHLDFIGIDSPGAMQQRWTVPASTLIRLPESLALDRAALVEPTAVAVHDVGRAKVTEGEKVVVVGGGPVGVLIALVARAASAEVRLVELSAHRRLLAKELGLTVWDPAADDIGALVGEWTQDAGADVAFEVSGAAGGVDTAVDVLGVRGRLCLVAIHPRPREVNLHRFFWRELTLVGARLYGRSDFELAVALVADGTIPAERLISKVVPLTEAPAAFAALEGGGDVMKILVDCIDDAQGVAG from the coding sequence ATGACTCTTGCCGTCCGTTACACATCGGCCCGAACCCTGGACACGGCTCCCGTCGAGCCCTCCCCGCCCGGTCCGGGTGAGGTGGAGCTGGCTCCCGCCTACGTGGGGATCTGCGGTACCGATCTGCACATCTTCCACGGCGACATGGACGCCCGGGTCGATACGCCCGCCGTTCTGGGACACGAGATGTCCGGCCGCGTGGTGCGGGTTGGGCCGGGTGTGGAGGGCTGGGCGCCTGGTGACGCGGTGACCGTGATGCCGCTGCGCTGGGACGACACCTGCCCGGCCTGCCGGGCCGGGCACCAGCACATCTGCCAGCACCTGGACTTCATCGGTATCGACTCGCCGGGTGCGATGCAGCAGCGCTGGACGGTGCCCGCCTCGACGCTGATCCGGCTGCCGGAGTCGCTGGCCCTGGACCGGGCCGCGCTTGTCGAGCCGACGGCGGTGGCCGTGCACGACGTGGGCCGGGCGAAGGTCACCGAGGGCGAGAAGGTCGTGGTGGTCGGCGGTGGGCCGGTCGGTGTGCTGATCGCGCTGGTCGCGCGGGCCGCGAGTGCCGAGGTGCGGTTGGTGGAGCTGAGCGCCCACCGTCGGCTGCTGGCCAAGGAGTTGGGGCTGACCGTCTGGGACCCGGCCGCGGACGACATCGGCGCCCTGGTCGGCGAGTGGACGCAGGATGCGGGCGCGGATGTCGCGTTCGAGGTGTCCGGCGCGGCGGGCGGCGTGGACACCGCCGTCGACGTCCTCGGAGTGCGTGGCCGTCTCTGCCTGGTCGCCATCCATCCCCGCCCCCGTGAGGTGAACCTGCACCGTTTCTTCTGGCGCGAACTGACCCTGGTGGGCGCCCGGTTGTACGGCCGTTCGGACTTCGAGCTGGCGGTGGCGTTGGTGGCGGACGGCACGATTCCGGCCGAGCGGCTGATCAGCAAGGTCGTGCCGCTCACCGAGGCGCCCGCGGCGTTCGCTGCCCTGGAGGGCGGCGGTGACGTGATGAAGATCCTGGTGGACTGCATCGACGACGCCCAGGGAGTGGCCGGATGA
- a CDS encoding SDR family oxidoreductase, translating to MTAFDLTGKLAVVTGARRGIGRAMARALAGAGADVLGVSASLEESGSAVEKDVHAAGRSFEAVRADFADPEAVRALGADLAGRDRPVDILVNNAGTIRRAPAAGHTDADWALVLQVNLTAQFALTRAVGASMVARGQGKVIFTASLLSFQGGITVPGYTAAKHGIAGLTKALANEWAPRGVNVNALAPGYIATDNTQALQDDPVRSRAILDRIPAGRWGDADDLAGATVFLASDAAAYVHGVVLPVDGGWLGR from the coding sequence ATGACCGCCTTCGACCTCACCGGGAAGCTCGCTGTCGTCACCGGGGCCCGGCGCGGTATCGGCCGGGCCATGGCCCGTGCCCTGGCCGGGGCCGGCGCGGATGTCCTCGGTGTGAGTGCCTCGCTGGAGGAGTCCGGCAGCGCGGTGGAGAAGGACGTGCACGCCGCCGGCCGTAGCTTCGAGGCGGTCCGGGCCGACTTCGCCGACCCGGAGGCCGTACGAGCGCTGGGCGCGGACCTCGCCGGACGCGATCGCCCGGTGGACATCCTGGTCAACAATGCGGGCACGATCCGCCGTGCCCCGGCCGCCGGACACACGGACGCGGACTGGGCGCTGGTGCTCCAGGTCAACCTCACCGCGCAGTTCGCGCTGACCCGGGCGGTGGGCGCGTCGATGGTCGCCCGCGGCCAGGGGAAGGTCATCTTCACCGCGTCGCTGCTCAGCTTCCAGGGTGGCATCACGGTGCCGGGCTATACCGCCGCCAAGCACGGCATCGCGGGTCTGACCAAGGCGCTGGCCAACGAGTGGGCGCCGCGCGGGGTGAACGTCAACGCGCTTGCACCGGGCTACATCGCCACCGACAACACCCAGGCGCTGCAGGACGACCCGGTGCGCAGCAGGGCGATCCTGGACCGCATCCCGGCCGGCCGCTGGGGCGACGCCGACGACCTGGCCGGTGCCACCGTCTTCCTGGCCTCGGACGCTGCGGCCTACGTCCACGGCGTCGTGCTGCCCGTCGACGGCGGATGGCTGGGCCGATGA
- a CDS encoding sugar ABC transporter ATP-binding protein has translation MSDGERAITPVPAPADDGRALSDPPVVEATGIVKRFGPTVALNGARITIRPGETHALVGRNGAGKSTLVSVLTGLQTPDEGTVTFGCEPAPRPADRDAWRQRVACVYQKSTIIPTLTVAENLFLHRHDHGRSRLISWQATRRRAQELLATWSVDVDPHTPAGELSVEQRQFVEIARALSFGARFIILDEPTAQLDGAAINRLFDRIRDLQRQGVTFLFISHHLQEVYEICDMVTVFRDARHIVTAPVAELPRVELVAAMTGEAAAGRREERASTLTPGATAALSVHALRGDAYDDVGFQVGAGEIVGLAGAAGSGRTEVAETVVGLRAAAAGEVEIAGQRPRPGSVPAALAAGAGFVPQDRHHQGFVPDMSIADNSTLSVPKRLGSNGFLSRSRRDRLAEGMIEYLAIKTPGPELPVSALSGGNQQKVVMARALANDPRLLVLINPTAGVDVRSKEFLLGKVEETAATGTGVLIASDELDDLRMCDRVLVMFQGHVTSEIARGWHDHDLVAAMEGVDLHA, from the coding sequence ATGAGCGACGGGGAGCGAGCGATCACCCCCGTGCCCGCCCCGGCGGATGACGGACGGGCCCTCTCGGACCCGCCCGTCGTCGAGGCGACGGGCATAGTCAAACGATTCGGTCCGACGGTGGCCCTGAACGGCGCCCGGATCACCATCAGGCCCGGCGAGACCCACGCGCTCGTCGGCCGCAACGGGGCGGGCAAGTCGACCCTGGTGTCGGTCCTCACCGGCCTTCAGACCCCCGACGAGGGAACGGTCACCTTCGGCTGCGAGCCTGCGCCCCGGCCCGCCGACCGGGACGCCTGGCGGCAACGCGTGGCCTGCGTCTACCAGAAGTCCACGATCATCCCCACGCTGACCGTCGCCGAGAACCTCTTCCTGCACCGGCACGACCACGGACGCAGCCGGCTCATCAGCTGGCAGGCCACCCGTCGCCGCGCCCAGGAACTGCTGGCGACCTGGTCGGTGGACGTCGACCCGCACACCCCGGCGGGCGAACTGAGCGTCGAGCAGCGGCAGTTCGTCGAGATCGCTCGCGCGCTGTCCTTCGGGGCGCGGTTCATCATCCTCGACGAGCCGACCGCCCAGCTCGACGGGGCGGCGATCAACCGGCTCTTCGACCGCATCCGCGACCTCCAACGCCAGGGCGTGACCTTCCTGTTCATCAGCCACCATCTCCAGGAGGTCTACGAGATCTGCGACATGGTGACGGTGTTCCGCGACGCTCGGCACATCGTGACCGCGCCGGTCGCGGAGCTCCCCCGCGTCGAACTCGTCGCCGCCATGACCGGTGAGGCGGCAGCCGGCCGGCGCGAGGAACGGGCAAGCACCCTCACCCCCGGCGCCACGGCCGCACTGAGCGTTCATGCTCTGCGAGGCGACGCGTACGACGACGTCGGCTTCCAGGTCGGGGCCGGTGAGATCGTCGGCCTCGCGGGCGCCGCCGGCAGCGGACGTACCGAGGTCGCCGAGACCGTCGTAGGGCTGCGGGCGGCAGCGGCGGGCGAGGTGGAGATCGCCGGGCAGCGGCCCCGGCCGGGCAGTGTGCCCGCGGCGCTCGCCGCCGGTGCCGGGTTCGTTCCACAGGACCGGCACCATCAGGGCTTCGTGCCCGACATGTCCATCGCGGACAACTCCACACTGTCCGTACCGAAGCGCCTCGGCTCGAACGGGTTCCTGAGCCGCAGCCGCCGGGACCGGCTCGCCGAGGGCATGATCGAGTACCTCGCGATCAAGACCCCCGGTCCCGAACTGCCCGTCTCCGCCCTTTCCGGAGGCAATCAGCAGAAGGTCGTCATGGCCCGCGCCCTGGCGAACGACCCGCGTCTGCTGGTCCTGATCAACCCGACCGCAGGCGTGGACGTGCGATCCAAGGAGTTCCTCCTCGGCAAGGTCGAGGAGACCGCGGCCACCGGCACCGGAGTGCTCATCGCCTCCGACGAACTCGACGATCTGCGCATGTGCGACCGGGTCCTGGTGATGTTCCAGGGCCATGTGACCTCAGAGATCGCCCGCGGCTGGCACGACCACGACCTCGTGGCCGCGATGGAAGGAGTGGACCTCCATGCCTGA